A region of the Nitrospirota bacterium genome:
GATCGTCAGTGAACTTCTTGTGAATTTGAGCCATAATCTAAAGCCTCCTTTTTGAGTTTTAGATTACAGCTTATCGAGGGTGTGCACTTTTAAATTTTAAATCTGCTCAAAAGTGTGCACTTTTAATTCTTAATTGACATGACAGCTTTTTTGCTTGAAAATCACCTCGCGCGTAGTTATGATATGGCTATACGGATTCATTCTCAGTCGATTCAGACGAATATGGAATTAGAAAATATAATAAGCGGCTGCATTGAAATGGAGGGCGCTGTTGCATCCATATACAGCACTTTCGCGCGTTTATTTCCTGAGGAGAGATCTTTCTGGGAAGACCTGGTAAGGGATGAACTGGAGCATCAGCTCTGGCTGACAGACCCCTCTCTCATTGAGGCGATCGACTTATTGCCGTCAAAAGATCTGCTGCCGTCAAATGAACTTATCGAAAACAGTCTTAAATTCGCCGGCACCACTGCCAGACAAATTAATTTCAGCTCCCTGACCCTTGAGGCCGCCCTGAAGATAGCGCTGCACCTTGAGGAATCGATGGTTGAGATATTTGCAAATGAATTGACCGCAAACCTGTTCGCCTGCGATTACGCAACACTGAGCGAAAAGATACTCTCGGCTGAAAAGATCCACATAGATAAAATAGAAGACCTTATGATCAGAAAAGGTTTCATGCAGCTGTCCTGAATCATCACCCCCTATGAGTGGAAAGAGCTTTTCCCTGATACCATTTCCATCGACCGGGACCCGGCCCGGATATAAGATCAACGGCAGCATATACCGGCGGGACAATGCGCTTACCGTCAGCTATTCTTTAACCGGCCCTCTCTCTGAATGCGTGGTCCCTGTGCCCGCGAATATCCCAATCCGTAAAAACGCGCTTTGGAAGGAAACGTGTTTCGAGCTTTTTCTGGGCTTGAAAAATTCAGGGCAATACTGGGAATTCAACCTCTCGCCTGCCTGTCACTGGAATGTCTACCGCTTCAAAGATTACCGGCAGGATATGCAGGATGAACCAGCCTTTGTTTCGCTCCTTTT
Encoded here:
- a CDS encoding DOMON-like domain-containing protein, whose protein sequence is MSGKSFSLIPFPSTGTRPGYKINGSIYRRDNALTVSYSLTGPLSECVVPVPANIPIRKNALWKETCFELFLGLKNSGQYWEFNLSPACHWNVYRFKDYRQDMQDEPAFVSLLFNVRKQVDGLSLSLEIDLNKIVHADQVLDAGVSAVIKSIDGGVTYWALTHPGSQADFHRRESFVIEL